The genome window TCCCGGCCGCCGGCGTGCTCCTGATCCTCGGCATCATCGCGTTCGCGCCGCAGTTCCATCCGGCGCACGCGTCGGGAGGCTACCTGCTCGGCGGGTTCTGGCCGACCTGGCTCTTCGCCGTGACGATCTCCATCGGCGGACCGCTCTCCTACGCGCCATCGGTCGGCGACTACGCCCGGCGGATCAACCCGTAGCGGTTCACGGACCGCCAGGTCGCCGTCGCCACCTGCGCGGGCATCTTCGTCGGCCTGTTCGCCACCGCCTTCTTCGGCGCCTTCACCGCGAGCGCGTTCGGGCACCTGTCGCCGTCGTACGTCGCCGACCTGGTCACGACCTCCCCGGCCTGGTATGTGATCCCGCTGCTCCTGCTCGCCATCATGGGCGGCTGCGGCCAGGGCGTGATCAACATCTACGCGAGCGGGCTCGACCTGGAGTCGATCATCCCCCGGCTGAGCCGCACCCAGACCACGCTGATCACCTCCGGGATCGCGATCGTCATCATGTACCTGGGCGTCGTCGCCACCAACGCGATCGCCTCGATCACCGCGATGACCGTCGTTCTCAACGCCGTCGCGGGACCGTGGGTGGTCATCAACGGGATCGGGTTCCTCGTGGCGCGCCGGGGGCGCTACGACGCCCAGGCGCTGCAGCGCTACGGGCTCGGCGTGCGGGGAGGCCGCTACTGGTTCTTCCACGGCTGGAACCTCCGCGCGGTCGTCCCGCTGATCGCCGGCTCCATCGCGGGCTTCCTGACCGTGCAGAACGACCTCTACCCGGCGCCGCTGGCGAACATCGCCGGCGGACTGGACGTCAGCCTCCCGCTGTCGATCCTCGTGGGCGGGGGACTGTATTTGCTCGCGCTCCGGGTCTGGCCCGAGACTGGGATCGACGACGGAGTTCCCGGGCTCCCCGACTGAGGGGACCGGGCCGACACGAGAGGCGCCGATGACCGAGCTGGACGCGCGCGAGCGCATCCTCGACGCGAGCCGGGCGGAGATCGCCGCGAGCGGCGTGCGGGGCCTGCGGATCCAGCGGGTGGCGAAGCGCGCCGGGGTGTCCCTCGGGCTGATCTACTACCACTTCGAGGACCGTGCGGGGCTGCTCCGCGAGACCCTCGCGGCCGTCGACCGCGCGGTCCAGGAGCGCATCCCCGAGCCCGACCCCCGGGTCCCGCCGGGCGAGCTGGTGGCGGCGATGCTCGAGGCCGAGTTCGGCGACGAGCCCGGCACGCGCGCCGACTCGGTGGTCTGGAACGAGATCCGGGCGATCGCGGTCTTCGAGGACGAGGTGAGGACGGCGCTCTCCGACGCCACGCAGGACTGGCAGTCGCGGCTCACCGCGCCGTTGAGCGCCCTCGGGGTCCCGGACGCCGAGATCGGCGGGACCGCCACCCTGCTCACCGGCCTGGTCGAGGGCCTGTCCAGCCGCTGGCTCTCCGGGCAGCTGGACACGGCCTCCGTCCAGCGGCTGATGCGCACCGGGACGGCGGCGATCCTCGCCGGCGCGACCGGCGGCCGCGCTCTGGTCAGTCCAGGAACAGCGCCCGCAGCCGGCGCGTCGTGAGGACGAGGCCGAGCGCGACCATCACCGCGAAGTAGAGGACGTGCCACAGCATGCCCGGGCCGACCGCCCCGGTCGTGAGGCCGCGCACCAGCTCGACCCCGTGCCAGAGCGGCAGGGCCATGATGATCGACTGGATCCAGCCCGGGTAGACCGTGATCGGGTAGAACGTCGCCGACAGCAGGAACATCGGCAGCAGGATGAAGTTGATCCAGTCCATCTGCTGGAAGGTCTTCATGTAGCTGGTGATGCCCATACC of Leifsonia shinshuensis contains these proteins:
- a CDS encoding TetR/AcrR family transcriptional regulator encodes the protein MTELDARERILDASRAEIAASGVRGLRIQRVAKRAGVSLGLIYYHFEDRAGLLRETLAAVDRAVQERIPEPDPRVPPGELVAAMLEAEFGDEPGTRADSVVWNEIRAIAVFEDEVRTALSDATQDWQSRLTAPLSALGVPDAEIGGTATLLTGLVEGLSSRWLSGQLDTASVQRLMRTGTAAILAGATGGRALVSPGTAPAAGAS